A genomic stretch from Candidatus Methanomassiliicoccus intestinalis Issoire-Mx1 includes:
- a CDS encoding InlB B-repeat-containing protein — translation MSVTSSRITVSFITPLPLFSALQQDLVVNSPSWLSASGNLSTSTVTLSGNVPYFGTFPISVTCKLSQGSATFTGTVKIVNGAPSTTSYTVSYNANGGTGSIASSTVTSGSTVTLPTSGMSKEGYTLAGWALNSVNGTNYEPGEKYKVTGNATFYAKWTSSTYYAAFNANGGVFSNGSDTKYLTMNTGTSYTLPRSYEVSRYGYELVGWYPGQFSSNITKPGTSYDMQTWWTAVWTEKPVCTATFNANGGTGTVASMSAYAEEAIYLPTEGFTKSGYVLSGWNLESTDGTLIDLGGYYRIGTNVTFYANWSTASYTLNFDANGGSSVPSKTIFYGRTYGDLPTPARTGYDFAGWYTSASGGSNVTSSTQVTATADHTLYAHWNGKSYTVTFNANGGTVSPESKTVNYGSSYGSLPTPTRNGYTFLGWYTSSSGGTQITTTTNVSLALSHTLYAHWEKTVVVSFESNGGSDVFSKTIAQGSHAVKPSNPSKTGFIFRGWYEDIELTQEYYFDSPVNENLTLYAKWKSTYLGQFTVFVDDGSGWQYETVSANDGAQAVRATTFWKSTDSMVEMEYYDRPSNSMWISTNYGEITEFMGHRNSESGCVWNAYALIGNRWIACDYSIGHYRCFNDYNADLQSANIALQYGDKSTAVPPSLETYIDDEMIDTSNITSVANTPEFAVYFDISSRYNAYSLVSDRTLIDVYGNKVNSIRDGEHLIIVGHGSDAYTALKDAIGYSTYNLMGREFPGPLPYGTVTRILDVTESRDPNLSLSLFASDSHLGYSRPFENSNYFCLTLVEDVIFDTFYTMWTVRPYADYSDIAPIIFDSNGGTDVEPQFIEIYNKAIKPADPVRSGYTFKGWYLNDKLYDFDTTIRSENTKMTLYAHWEKSVSHTITFYANNGSDVNVQTVDHNAIAARPADPARSGYVFGGWYVNEELTSEYTFTTPVTSEITLYAKWYSNLVFTSIPSINDIKVTVDGRTITASVAADNYLYILWDMGNGETVKTYTNRLTYTYDEFGDYQIKATAVNSEGTSETELGVSIGTEHGTDWTVLALVVVLGIVLAVVSYLFNIPAGIIAGVVAAVIIYLLKHFL, via the coding sequence ATGTCTGTAACTTCTTCCCGCATCACTGTTTCGTTCATTACGCCGCTGCCGCTGTTCAGTGCTCTGCAGCAGGATCTTGTTGTCAACAGTCCCAGCTGGCTCAGCGCTTCCGGCAATCTTTCCACAAGTACCGTCACCCTGAGCGGAAATGTCCCCTACTTCGGCACCTTTCCCATTTCTGTAACCTGCAAGCTTTCACAGGGATCGGCAACATTCACCGGTACAGTTAAAATCGTTAACGGAGCGCCCTCAACGACCTCCTACACAGTCTCATACAATGCCAATGGCGGTACCGGATCAATAGCATCAAGCACAGTCACTTCCGGCAGCACTGTCACTCTGCCTACCAGCGGTATGTCTAAGGAAGGATACACCCTTGCAGGCTGGGCTTTGAATTCTGTCAATGGAACAAACTATGAACCTGGAGAAAAATACAAAGTCACAGGGAACGCGACATTCTATGCCAAATGGACATCCAGCACATATTACGCAGCATTCAACGCCAACGGCGGAGTGTTCAGCAACGGATCAGACACTAAGTATCTTACAATGAACACCGGCACATCTTATACTCTTCCCAGATCCTACGAGGTAAGCAGGTACGGCTATGAATTAGTGGGATGGTACCCTGGTCAGTTCTCCAGCAATATTACCAAACCAGGAACTTCGTATGATATGCAGACATGGTGGACTGCAGTATGGACTGAAAAACCTGTTTGTACTGCCACATTCAATGCCAACGGCGGTACCGGTACGGTAGCAAGCATGTCTGCCTACGCCGAAGAGGCCATCTATCTCCCGACTGAAGGATTTACTAAATCAGGATATGTACTCTCAGGCTGGAATCTTGAGAGTACGGATGGAACTCTGATCGATCTCGGAGGATATTACAGAATAGGTACAAACGTTACATTCTATGCCAACTGGAGCACTGCCTCATACACGCTGAATTTTGATGCCAACGGCGGATCATCTGTTCCTTCCAAGACCATATTCTACGGCAGAACGTATGGAGATTTGCCAACGCCTGCTCGGACAGGTTATGACTTTGCAGGCTGGTACACATCAGCGTCAGGCGGATCCAATGTCACTTCATCAACGCAGGTAACTGCAACTGCCGACCACACGCTTTACGCTCACTGGAATGGCAAATCATACACTGTTACATTCAACGCCAACGGCGGTACAGTCAGTCCTGAAAGTAAAACTGTGAATTACGGCTCAAGCTATGGATCACTGCCGACACCGACAAGAAACGGATACACTTTCCTGGGATGGTACACTTCATCATCTGGTGGAACCCAAATAACAACCACAACTAATGTGTCTTTGGCTTTGAGTCATACATTATATGCTCATTGGGAAAAAACAGTCGTTGTGTCATTCGAATCTAACGGAGGATCAGATGTATTTTCGAAAACAATAGCTCAGGGAAGTCATGCAGTTAAGCCTAGCAATCCGAGTAAAACGGGATTTATTTTTAGAGGATGGTATGAAGATATAGAATTGACTCAAGAATATTATTTTGATTCGCCTGTTAATGAAAACCTCACGTTGTATGCTAAATGGAAGTCAACCTATCTAGGCCAGTTTACCGTTTTTGTTGATGATGGTTCCGGCTGGCAGTATGAAACAGTATCTGCCAATGATGGTGCACAGGCGGTACGGGCAACTACTTTCTGGAAAAGTACTGACTCGATGGTAGAGATGGAGTATTATGATAGACCTTCAAACAGTATGTGGATCTCTACGAACTATGGGGAGATTACGGAATTCATGGGGCACAGAAATAGTGAAAGTGGATGCGTGTGGAATGCATACGCACTCATTGGGAATAGATGGATAGCATGCGATTATTCAATAGGCCACTACAGGTGCTTTAATGATTATAATGCTGATCTTCAAAGCGCTAATATTGCATTACAATATGGTGATAAATCGACCGCTGTACCTCCTTCTCTTGAGACATACATAGATGATGAGATGATAGATACAAGTAACATTACATCGGTTGCTAACACTCCAGAATTTGCAGTATATTTTGATATCTCTTCACGATATAATGCATATAGCTTAGTTTCAGATAGGACACTTATTGATGTGTACGGCAATAAAGTGAACTCTATAAGAGATGGAGAACATCTTATAATTGTGGGGCATGGATCTGACGCTTATACTGCTCTCAAAGATGCCATAGGGTATTCAACATACAATCTAATGGGGAGAGAATTTCCTGGACCTCTGCCCTATGGTACAGTTACACGCATTCTTGATGTTACAGAATCACGCGATCCAAATCTTAGTTTGAGTTTGTTTGCATCCGACAGTCATCTGGGATATTCCAGACCATTTGAGAATAGTAACTATTTCTGTCTGACACTTGTAGAGGATGTGATTTTTGACACCTTTTATACTATGTGGACGGTGCGCCCATACGCGGACTATAGCGATATAGCACCAATCATATTCGATTCCAACGGAGGTACTGATGTAGAGCCGCAGTTTATAGAAATATATAACAAAGCGATAAAACCTGCAGATCCAGTAAGATCTGGATATACGTTCAAGGGATGGTATCTGAACGATAAATTATATGATTTTGATACAACTATTAGATCTGAAAATACAAAGATGACACTGTATGCTCATTGGGAAAAATCTGTGTCGCATACAATTACATTCTATGCCAACAATGGTTCAGATGTTAATGTTCAGACTGTCGATCACAATGCGATAGCGGCCAGGCCTGCAGACCCTGCACGTTCTGGGTATGTGTTTGGAGGATGGTATGTAAATGAAGAATTGACTTCAGAATACACATTTACTACACCGGTTACTTCTGAAATTACTCTTTACGCCAAGTGGTACAGCAATCTGGTCTTTACATCGATCCCGTCCATTAATGATATCAAAGTCACTGTTGACGGCAGGACGATAACAGCCTCGGTAGCAGCAGACAATTACCTTTACATTTTATGGGACATGGGAAACGGTGAAACTGTCAAGACATACACCAACAGACTTACTTACACATATGACGAATTTGGAGACTACCAGATCAAAGCCACTGCAGTAAACTCTGAAGGTACATCTGAAACAGAATTAGGCGTGTCGATAGGCACAGAGCATGGAACAGACTGGACAGTGCTGGCGCTGGTAGTCGTTTTAGGTATTGTCTTAGCAGTTGTTTCATACCTGTTCAATATCCCAGCAGGTATTATTGCAGGCGTTGTCGCAGCAGTCATCATCTATCTGCTTAAACACTTTCTCTGA
- a CDS encoding MarR family winged helix-turn-helix transcriptional regulator → MALDTNPPETVLYKRYAVYVLVLMLDSDKCKLNEIRGYIKSYSTLVDLIESLVQSGLVKKSEPVGRYRTTYVSLTDEGREIAALLKDANDRCSRLDRCSQQSQESAKA, encoded by the coding sequence GTGGCACTTGATACTAATCCGCCGGAAACTGTTCTCTATAAACGATACGCGGTATATGTATTAGTATTAATGCTGGATTCAGACAAATGCAAGCTGAATGAAATCAGAGGTTATATCAAAAGCTATTCAACTCTGGTTGATCTGATAGAATCGCTGGTGCAGTCTGGACTGGTTAAGAAATCAGAGCCCGTAGGCAGGTATCGAACAACATATGTATCTCTCACTGATGAAGGCAGAGAAATTGCTGCGCTGCTGAAAGATGCAAATGACAGATGTTCCAGACTTGATCGCTGCAGTCAGCAGAGCCAAGAAAGCGCAAAGGCCTGA
- a CDS encoding Panacea domain-containing protein, producing the protein MRNRPICPWERGTLKWCRRLEKRHNAKTKSLQNGGSDMAYDALDVAKYIIKKYYGMRNPVTNLKLQKMLYFAWIRYYKETKEYLFNDKIEAWMLGPVVPNVYYQYYIYAGIPIREDKEPSKPFSPEAVAVLDKLIEDCMDKTARELVDKAHKNGTPWDRTYKPDEKKTIDFEMIIDVECAA; encoded by the coding sequence ATGCGAAACAGACCAATATGCCCTTGGGAAAGGGGGACTTTAAAATGGTGCAGAAGATTGGAAAAAAGGCACAACGCTAAGACTAAGTCTCTTCAAAACGGTGGAAGCGATATGGCATATGACGCGTTGGATGTAGCTAAATACATCATAAAGAAATACTATGGGATGAGAAACCCAGTGACCAATCTTAAGCTGCAGAAGATGCTGTATTTTGCATGGATAAGATACTACAAAGAGACAAAAGAGTATCTTTTTAATGATAAGATAGAAGCATGGATGCTAGGTCCTGTAGTTCCAAACGTTTACTATCAATATTACATCTATGCAGGAATACCGATCAGAGAAGATAAAGAACCTTCAAAACCATTCTCCCCGGAAGCAGTCGCAGTGCTTGATAAACTGATTGAAGACTGCATGGATAAGACTGCCCGTGAACTAGTGGATAAGGCTCATAAAAACGGCACTCCTTGGGATCGTACATATAAACCCGATGAAAAGAAGACTATTGACTTCGAGATGATAATCGATGTCGAATGCGCAGCCTGA
- a CDS encoding winged helix-turn-helix domain-containing protein: protein MPDSSLSELFGPTVDVLNYVYDHRNEEILKTRIQNDVLSTYVRLMEILDTLESKELIKIKKVYKKHIVSITQKGIKVVEKLREVSSLL from the coding sequence ATGCCTGACTCAAGTCTATCTGAACTCTTTGGACCAACCGTCGATGTGTTAAACTATGTCTACGATCATCGAAATGAAGAGATATTGAAAACAAGAATTCAGAATGATGTTTTATCGACATATGTACGGTTGATGGAGATTTTAGACACTCTCGAATCAAAAGAACTGATAAAGATCAAGAAAGTCTATAAAAAACACATAGTTTCGATCACACAAAAGGGCATTAAGGTAGTGGAAAAGCTTAGAGAAGTATCATCTTTACTTTAA
- a CDS encoding minichromosome maintenance protein MCM, which yields MTALESDITELQEKNSSVRYYTQEDASLESKWESFLTLAYTSELSEIVAGFPNIRSVYVDFSDLDKFDPDLASAVLEDPDRALDAASRIIKKTYPLTFGGLKDELHVRITSLPNDVKIPISHIRTCHLGDLISVEGIIRKSTAVKPYITESVYQCRICGNKIHIIQDDARKYTEPTECPRSEDGCGKAGAKNFKLLYKETAFLDNQKIEIQEAPDSVRSGAQPASIIAYLDDDAVGSVTAGDRVTLNGILRAEHKSQAMTPQCDLYLDVLSVETQQDVYEEIEITDDDIAEIKTISQSPTLYKDLVASVSTTICGYDVEKLALVLQLFGGVPKTLDDGSRVRGDIHILLIGDPGVAKSQMLRYIAKMSPRGIYASGKSSTSAGLCATAVKDDFGEGRWTLEAGALVLADQGNACIDEMDKMRDEDRSSMHEAMESQTISIAKAGITAQLNSRASVLGAANPKFGRFEDTIPFSEQIDMPPALLSRFDLIFVIIDKPDEARDRSTSTHIISTHRRGSARQQRNDLEGVDLQKILNDTETLKPVYDRQIMRKYIAYAKNIFPVLTDKAADLIQDAYMKIRQQGYGNNSSVPITARQLEAYIRLAEASARARLSNIATEEDAQRAISLIEYYLQKIAGQSGTLDIDHIATGITKQKRNTLAVVSEIIHNFESRTFSDDDVLENGLEHGIPAESISNILASMCKLREIRHLGGGIYERLR from the coding sequence GTGACAGCTCTGGAATCCGACATCACCGAACTGCAGGAGAAGAACAGTTCTGTCAGATATTATACTCAGGAAGACGCCAGTCTTGAGTCAAAGTGGGAGTCTTTTCTCACTCTTGCTTACACTTCAGAGCTGTCTGAGATCGTAGCCGGATTCCCAAACATCAGATCAGTCTATGTTGATTTTTCAGATCTTGACAAGTTTGATCCAGATCTGGCATCAGCTGTTCTCGAAGATCCGGACAGGGCGCTTGATGCGGCAAGCCGTATAATCAAGAAAACATACCCTCTCACATTCGGCGGCTTAAAGGATGAGCTGCATGTGCGGATCACCTCTCTTCCGAATGATGTCAAGATTCCGATCAGCCACATCAGAACGTGCCATCTTGGAGACTTGATCTCTGTAGAGGGCATAATCCGGAAATCCACGGCAGTCAAACCATACATCACTGAGTCTGTATATCAGTGCCGCATCTGCGGAAATAAAATTCATATTATACAGGACGATGCAAGAAAGTACACTGAACCGACAGAGTGTCCGCGGAGCGAAGACGGATGCGGAAAGGCAGGAGCTAAAAATTTTAAACTGCTGTATAAGGAAACTGCTTTCTTAGACAATCAGAAAATCGAGATACAGGAGGCACCGGATTCGGTCAGATCCGGAGCGCAGCCTGCATCCATCATTGCATATCTTGATGATGATGCGGTAGGCAGCGTTACTGCAGGAGACAGAGTGACTCTTAACGGCATCTTAAGAGCAGAGCATAAGAGCCAGGCGATGACTCCGCAGTGCGACTTGTACCTGGATGTTCTATCAGTCGAGACGCAGCAGGATGTCTACGAAGAGATCGAGATAACTGATGATGACATCGCAGAGATCAAAACGATCTCACAGTCTCCAACGCTCTACAAGGATCTGGTAGCGTCAGTGTCTACAACGATATGCGGATATGACGTGGAGAAGCTGGCACTGGTTCTGCAGCTCTTCGGCGGAGTTCCCAAGACTCTTGATGACGGGTCGAGAGTGAGAGGGGACATTCATATTTTACTGATCGGTGATCCAGGGGTAGCTAAGTCACAGATGCTCCGGTATATCGCAAAAATGTCTCCACGGGGAATATATGCATCTGGAAAATCATCTACCTCAGCCGGCCTGTGCGCAACGGCAGTCAAGGATGATTTTGGAGAAGGGAGATGGACTCTCGAAGCCGGAGCATTGGTACTGGCAGATCAAGGAAATGCCTGCATTGATGAGATGGACAAAATGCGTGATGAAGACCGTTCATCAATGCACGAAGCCATGGAAAGCCAGACCATATCCATTGCCAAGGCCGGAATCACTGCTCAGCTGAACTCAAGAGCCAGCGTCCTGGGGGCGGCAAATCCGAAATTTGGCCGCTTTGAAGACACTATCCCGTTTTCTGAGCAGATCGACATGCCCCCTGCGCTCCTGTCCAGATTTGATCTTATCTTTGTAATCATTGATAAACCGGATGAGGCCAGGGACCGCAGCACATCCACACACATAATCAGCACACACAGGAGAGGCTCAGCAAGACAGCAGCGTAATGATCTGGAGGGTGTAGATCTGCAAAAGATCCTCAATGACACAGAAACCCTGAAACCAGTCTATGACAGACAGATCATGAGGAAATATATTGCTTACGCGAAAAACATCTTTCCTGTTTTGACTGATAAGGCGGCAGACCTGATACAGGACGCATATATGAAGATCAGGCAGCAGGGCTATGGAAACAATTCCTCGGTTCCGATTACTGCCAGGCAGCTTGAGGCATATATCAGGCTTGCTGAGGCCTCTGCAAGAGCAAGACTCTCAAATATCGCAACAGAGGAAGATGCACAGAGGGCCATCAGCCTGATTGAGTACTATCTGCAGAAAATAGCCGGCCAGAGCGGCACTCTGGATATAGATCATATAGCGACCGGCATCACCAAACAAAAACGGAATACTTTAGCAGTTGTTTCTGAAATAATTCATAATTTCGAGTCACGCACTTTTTCAGACGATGATGTTTTAGAAAACGGTCTCGAACACGGCATACCTGCTGAAAGCATCTCAAACATCTTAGCAAGTATGTGCAAACTAAGAGAAATTAGACATTTAGGAGGCGGAATTTATGAACGGCTCAGATAA
- a CDS encoding leucine-rich repeat protein — translation MSEAKDGPYIFDGTVLTQYVGSWQNVVVPDGFEVIGSNAFRSLDKLRSVTLPASIRRIGSGAFADCPSLYFVYLSTLVLPKIEDGAFTGSPVCYLMTADGVNRIQEVE, via the coding sequence ATGAGTGAAGCAAAAGACGGACCGTATATCTTTGACGGAACCGTGCTTACTCAGTATGTCGGATCATGGCAGAATGTTGTGGTGCCGGACGGCTTTGAGGTAATCGGCAGCAATGCCTTCCGCAGCCTGGATAAGCTGCGCAGCGTTACACTGCCGGCCAGCATCAGGCGCATAGGAAGCGGGGCATTTGCCGACTGCCCGTCCCTGTATTTTGTGTACCTCAGCACACTGGTGCTGCCCAAAATAGAAGACGGCGCCTTCACCGGTTCTCCAGTCTGCTATCTGATGACTGCTGACGGAGTCAACAGGATACAGGAGGTGGAGTGA